The proteins below are encoded in one region of Gammaproteobacteria bacterium:
- a CDS encoding amidase family protein — protein MARRSHTTAAALAAALAMTTCDVPAPAPIDVVEATIAGVQEAIFSGATTCRLVVEAHLDRIEAYEERINAITVVNPAALDRADELDAALAAGEEPAPLFCVPVLVKDNFDTHDMVTTAGSIGLAESVPPDDAFMVRRIREEGAIVVAKTNMAEWAFSPRQSVSSSFDTTRNAYALDRVPAGSSGGTASGVAASFGLIGLGSDTGNSIRGPSSRLALVGIRSTIGLTSRDGVVPLAFDRDIAGPMGRSVEDVARLFNAVAGYDPADPYTEAGRGRKEDDYTSFLDPNGLEGARIGVLRALVDTEDADEEVVAVFENALGELAGLGAEIVDPLGFDLQAQLEREGMSCRRFRYDMYVYLQSLGDAAPFTDVLAVLETGEFGGDAESGLRRSEGMPLDVPPAEWDPPCPDYLDNEQRQGYLADLTEAMDAAGVDAVVYPTWLSPPAHIDRGNEEYSGDNSQRVAPATGMPAITVPMGFTEGTHPAGLQILARPYDEGLLFRLAYAYEQGTHHRRAPPGFPELGPP, from the coding sequence ATGGCTCGACGATCCCATACGACGGCCGCCGCTCTGGCGGCCGCGCTGGCCATGACCACCTGCGACGTCCCCGCCCCAGCCCCCATCGACGTGGTGGAGGCCACCATCGCGGGCGTGCAGGAGGCGATCTTCTCGGGCGCGACCACCTGCCGCCTGGTGGTCGAGGCCCACCTCGACCGCATCGAGGCCTACGAGGAGCGCATCAACGCGATCACGGTGGTGAACCCGGCCGCCCTCGACCGCGCCGACGAGCTGGACGCGGCGCTGGCCGCCGGCGAGGAGCCGGCCCCCCTCTTCTGCGTGCCCGTGCTGGTGAAGGACAACTTCGACACCCACGACATGGTGACCACGGCCGGCTCGATCGGGCTCGCCGAAAGCGTGCCGCCCGACGACGCGTTCATGGTTCGCCGCATCCGCGAGGAGGGCGCCATCGTGGTGGCCAAGACCAACATGGCCGAGTGGGCCTTCAGCCCGCGCCAGTCGGTGAGCTCGTCGTTCGACACCACCCGCAACGCCTACGCGCTGGACCGCGTTCCGGCCGGGTCGAGCGGGGGCACCGCCTCGGGGGTGGCGGCCAGCTTCGGCCTGATCGGGCTCGGAAGCGATACCGGCAACTCCATCCGCGGCCCCTCGTCGCGCCTGGCGCTGGTGGGCATCCGTTCGACCATCGGCCTCACCAGCCGGGACGGCGTGGTGCCGCTCGCCTTCGACCGCGACATCGCCGGTCCCATGGGGCGCAGCGTGGAGGACGTGGCCCGGCTCTTCAACGCGGTTGCGGGCTACGACCCGGCCGATCCCTACACCGAGGCCGGGCGGGGGCGCAAGGAGGACGACTACACCAGCTTCCTCGACCCGAACGGCCTCGAGGGCGCGCGCATCGGGGTCCTGCGCGCCCTGGTCGATACCGAAGACGCGGACGAGGAGGTCGTCGCCGTCTTCGAGAACGCCCTGGGGGAGCTGGCCGGGCTCGGCGCCGAGATCGTCGATCCCCTCGGCTTCGATCTGCAGGCTCAACTGGAGCGCGAGGGCATGTCCTGCCGCCGCTTCCGGTACGACATGTACGTCTACCTGCAGTCGCTGGGAGACGCGGCCCCGTTCACCGACGTGCTGGCCGTGCTCGAGACGGGGGAGTTCGGGGGCGACGCGGAGAGCGGGCTGCGCCGTTCGGAGGGCATGCCGCTGGACGTCCCCCCGGCCGAGTGGGATCCGCCCTGTCCCGACTACCTCGACAACGAGCAGCGGCAGGGCTACCTGGCCGACCTGACCGAGGCCATGGATGCCGCCGGAGTGGACGCCGTCGTCTACCCCACCTGGCTCAGCCCGCCCGCGCACATCGACCGCGGCAACGAGGAGTACAGCGGCGACAACAGCCAGCGGGTCGCGCCCGCCACCGGGATGCCCGCCATCACCGTGCCCATGGGGTTCACCGAGGGCACGCACCCGGCGGGACTGCAGATCCTCGCCCGCCCGTACGACGAAGGCCTGCTCTTCCGCCTCGCCTACGCGTACGAGCAGGGGACGCACCATCGGCGCGCGCCGCCGGGCTTCCCGGAGCTCGGGCCTCCTTGA
- a CDS encoding Gfo/Idh/MocA family oxidoreductase, whose translation MKPKPLSVALLGTGRISETQLAPALASASGLRLWSVLSRDRGRAADFARRHRARSREPGYDRLDEVLADPGLDAVLIATPDALHADQALAAIAAGKHVFVEKPMVTSSADGRRVVEAAAAAGVTVGVAYHLRWHGGHRAMERLVRGGALGALRHMRVQWTWPAPDDSNWRAGSDVGRWWSLAGVGTHCLDMVRWFMVPGCGEVVEVRSATSNAVWGGPRDETALVALTFESGATAEFCSSVQFESPSRVEVYGDQGYVIGNHTLGPRGAGTVFTRAGMVPYVVQNPYVGELADFAAAVRNGRPPAVDAREGLRNVELLEEIN comes from the coding sequence ATGAAGCCGAAGCCCCTCAGCGTTGCCTTGCTGGGCACCGGCCGCATCTCCGAGACCCAGTTGGCGCCGGCTCTGGCCTCGGCCTCCGGGCTTCGTCTGTGGAGCGTGCTGAGCCGGGACCGCGGACGGGCCGCCGACTTCGCGCGACGCCATCGGGCGAGGTCGCGCGAGCCGGGCTACGACCGCCTGGACGAAGTGCTGGCCGATCCGGGGCTCGACGCCGTGCTGATCGCGACGCCGGACGCCCTGCACGCCGACCAGGCGCTGGCGGCCATCGCGGCGGGCAAGCACGTCTTCGTGGAGAAGCCGATGGTGACCTCCTCGGCCGACGGCCGACGGGTGGTTGAGGCCGCCGCAGCCGCGGGCGTGACCGTGGGGGTCGCCTACCACCTGCGCTGGCACGGGGGTCACCGCGCCATGGAGCGTCTCGTCAGGGGAGGGGCGCTCGGGGCACTGCGGCACATGCGGGTGCAGTGGACCTGGCCCGCGCCCGACGACTCCAACTGGCGCGCGGGGTCGGATGTAGGCCGCTGGTGGAGCCTCGCCGGGGTGGGCACCCACTGCCTCGACATGGTCCGCTGGTTCATGGTGCCGGGCTGCGGCGAGGTCGTGGAAGTGCGGTCCGCTACCAGCAACGCGGTGTGGGGCGGGCCCCGCGACGAGACCGCCCTTGTGGCGCTGACCTTCGAGTCGGGGGCCACCGCGGAGTTCTGCTCCTCGGTGCAGTTCGAGTCGCCCTCACGGGTGGAGGTCTACGGCGACCAAGGGTACGTCATCGGCAACCACACCCTGGGACCGCGGGGCGCGGGGACGGTCTTCACCAGGGCCGGGATGGTGCCCTACGTAGTCCAGAACCCCTATGTGGGCGAGCTCGCGGACTTTGCCGCGGCGGTGCGCAACGGACGCCCCCCGGCGGTCGACGCGCGCGAGGGCCTCCGAAACGTGGAACTGCTGGAGGAGATCAACTGA
- a CDS encoding type II toxin-antitoxin system Phd/YefM family antitoxin, whose translation MVAVNVHEAKTHLSRLLARVEEGEEVVIARNGKPVARLVAHRSGRGRRRFGALRGRLVVDDRFFDPLPESELASWES comes from the coding sequence ATGGTTGCCGTTAACGTGCACGAAGCCAAGACGCATCTGTCCCGGCTGTTGGCGAGGGTGGAAGAGGGCGAGGAAGTCGTGATTGCGCGGAATGGCAAGCCGGTCGCCAGGCTCGTTGCGCACCGGAGCGGAAGGGGCAGACGACGCTTCGGCGCCCTTCGGGGGCGGCTCGTCGTTGATGACCGCTTCTTCGATCCCCTGCCGGAGTCCGAGCTGGCGTCGTGGGAGTCCTGA